A section of the Streptomyces sp. CG1 genome encodes:
- a CDS encoding ABC transporter permease: protein MSEALVAVETAGADTAVPVVSGARQFWRRLRAQRAALVAAAVVALLVLIALAAPLLTALEGQDPTTYHPSLIDSARGGVPIGSFGGISADHWLGVEPQTGRDMFARLVYGARVSLGVALAATVVQVAIGVAVGVASALGNRWVDQLLSRATDIIVAMPLMIMSLALLAIVPSSFPRPVLVTLVIGLIAWGTVAKIVRAQTLSMKGLDYVLAARLSGWGAWRIARRELLPGLAAPVITYAALLVPTNISVEAALSFLGVGVKPPTPSWGQMLTAADVWYQAAPQYLLLPAGALFVTVLALTVLGDGVRTALDPRAASRLRVGTGRKESAAGEKEATA from the coding sequence GTGAGTGAGGCACTTGTCGCCGTCGAGACCGCCGGGGCGGACACCGCCGTCCCGGTGGTCTCGGGGGCACGTCAGTTCTGGCGGCGGCTGCGTGCGCAGCGCGCCGCCCTGGTCGCCGCGGCCGTCGTCGCGCTGCTCGTCCTGATCGCGCTCGCCGCGCCGCTGCTCACCGCGCTGGAGGGCCAGGACCCCACCACGTACCACCCGTCCCTGATCGACTCCGCGCGCGGGGGCGTGCCCATCGGCTCCTTCGGCGGTATCAGCGCCGACCACTGGCTGGGCGTCGAACCGCAGACCGGACGCGACATGTTCGCCCGGCTGGTCTACGGGGCGCGGGTGTCGCTGGGGGTGGCGCTGGCGGCGACGGTGGTACAGGTCGCCATCGGCGTCGCCGTCGGTGTGGCCTCCGCGCTCGGCAACCGATGGGTTGATCAACTGTTGAGCCGGGCAACGGACATCATCGTCGCGATGCCGCTGATGATCATGTCGTTGGCGTTGCTGGCGATCGTGCCGTCGAGCTTCCCGCGGCCCGTCCTGGTCACCCTTGTCATCGGCCTGATCGCCTGGGGCACCGTCGCGAAGATCGTGCGGGCCCAGACCCTCTCGATGAAGGGCCTCGACTACGTCTTGGCGGCCCGCCTGAGCGGCTGGGGCGCCTGGCGGATCGCCCGCCGTGAACTGCTGCCCGGACTCGCCGCACCCGTCATCACCTATGCGGCGCTGCTCGTGCCCACGAACATCTCGGTCGAGGCGGCCCTGTCCTTCCTCGGCGTGGGCGTGAAGCCCCCGACACCCTCCTGGGGACAGATGCTCACCGCCGCCGACGTCTGGTACCAGGCCGCGCCGCAGTACCTGCTGCTCCCGGCCGGCGCTCTGTTCGTCACCGTCCTCGCCCTCACCGTCCTGGGCGACGGCGTGCGCACCGCCCTCGACCCGCGCGCCGCCTCGCGCCTTCGCGTCGGCACCGGTCGCAAGGAGTCCGCAGCGGGCGAGAAGGAGGCAACCGCATGA
- a CDS encoding ABC transporter substrate-binding protein, with protein MRQPSVIARRVAAASVSLVVAAGAAACGPKDNDAKGSGGDSTPHKGGTLTVLNSQPQTDFDPARLYTSGGGNVPSLVFRTLTTRNRENGAAGSKVVPDLATDTGRPDKDATVWTYTLKKGLKYEDGTPITSADIKYGIERSFAPELSGGAPYLRDWLVGAADYQGPYKDKKGLSAIETPDARTIVFHLNKPEGEFPFLATQTQFTPVPRSKDNGTKYEEHPISSGPYKVVKNENDGEHVLLARNTYWSAATDAERKAYPDTVDVRSGLDSSVINQRLSASQGADAAAVTTDTNLGPAELAKVSGDKELAARVGTGHFGYTNYIAFNPTVKPFDNPKVREAIAYAVDRSSVVNAAGGSALAEPATTFLPHQKSFGYTPYDPFPAGTSGNPAKARELLAQAGYKSGLTLTLTHSNAKDFETSPEIATAVQDALKKAGITVKLQGLEDNDYRDKIHSVKTEPGFFLAHWGADWPSGGPFLAPIFDGRQIVKDGANFNTGLLNDKSVNDEIDAINKLTDLDTAAQRWGALDKKIGEKALVVPLFHPVYKRLYGSDVKNIVISDWTGVLDISQVAVK; from the coding sequence ATGCGTCAACCGTCCGTCATAGCGCGCCGCGTGGCAGCGGCATCCGTCAGCCTGGTCGTGGCAGCGGGCGCCGCCGCCTGCGGCCCGAAGGACAACGATGCCAAGGGCTCCGGTGGCGACTCCACGCCCCACAAGGGCGGCACCCTGACGGTGCTGAACTCCCAGCCGCAGACCGACTTCGACCCGGCCCGCCTCTACACCTCCGGCGGCGGAAACGTCCCTTCGCTGGTCTTCCGCACCCTCACCACGCGCAACCGCGAGAACGGCGCGGCCGGTTCCAAGGTCGTCCCCGACCTCGCCACCGACACCGGACGCCCCGACAAGGACGCGACCGTATGGACGTACACCTTGAAGAAGGGCCTCAAGTACGAGGACGGCACCCCGATCACCTCGGCCGACATCAAGTACGGCATCGAGCGCTCCTTCGCCCCCGAGCTGTCCGGCGGCGCGCCGTACCTGCGTGACTGGCTGGTCGGCGCCGCCGACTACCAGGGGCCGTACAAGGACAAGAAGGGGCTCTCGGCGATCGAGACGCCGGACGCGCGGACCATCGTCTTCCATCTGAACAAGCCCGAGGGCGAGTTCCCGTTCCTCGCCACCCAGACGCAGTTCACACCGGTGCCCAGGAGCAAGGACAACGGCACCAAGTACGAGGAGCACCCGATCTCGTCCGGCCCGTACAAGGTCGTCAAGAACGAGAACGACGGCGAGCACGTGCTCCTCGCGCGCAACACGTACTGGTCGGCGGCCACCGACGCCGAGCGCAAGGCCTACCCGGACACCGTCGACGTCCGTTCCGGCCTCGACTCCTCCGTGATCAACCAGCGGTTGTCCGCGTCCCAGGGTGCGGACGCGGCCGCGGTCACCACGGACACCAACCTCGGACCGGCCGAACTCGCCAAGGTCAGCGGCGACAAGGAACTCGCCGCGCGCGTGGGCACCGGCCACTTCGGCTACACGAACTACATCGCGTTCAACCCGACCGTGAAGCCGTTCGACAACCCGAAGGTGCGGGAGGCGATCGCCTACGCCGTCGACCGGTCCTCGGTGGTCAACGCGGCGGGCGGCAGCGCGCTCGCCGAGCCCGCCACCACGTTCCTGCCCCACCAGAAGTCCTTCGGCTACACGCCGTACGACCCGTTCCCGGCCGGCACCTCCGGCAACCCGGCCAAGGCCAGGGAGCTGCTCGCCCAGGCCGGTTACAAGAGCGGGCTCACCCTCACGCTGACCCACTCCAACGCCAAGGACTTCGAGACCAGCCCGGAGATCGCGACCGCCGTCCAGGACGCGCTCAAGAAGGCCGGGATCACGGTCAAGCTGCAGGGCCTGGAGGACAACGACTACCGGGACAAGATCCACAGTGTGAAGACCGAGCCCGGATTCTTCCTCGCGCACTGGGGTGCCGACTGGCCCTCCGGCGGTCCCTTCCTGGCCCCGATCTTCGACGGCCGGCAGATCGTCAAGGATGGAGCCAACTTCAACACGGGCCTGCTCAATGACAAGTCGGTCAATGACGAGATTGACGCGATCAACAAGTTGACCGACCTTGACACGGCCGCCCAGCGATGGGGTGCTCTGGACAAGAAGATCGGCGAGAAGGCCCTCGTCGTGCCGCTGTTCCACCCGGTCTACAAGCGTTTGTACGGCTCGGACGTCAAGAACATCGTCATCAGCGACTGGACCGGCGTGCTGGACATCTCCCAGGTCGCGGTGAAGTGA
- a CDS encoding Ms4533A family Cys-rich leader peptide — MWSSHAVRESAAIELALLGVTALCVADIHCR; from the coding sequence ATGTGGTCTAGTCATGCCGTCCGTGAGAGCGCAGCCATCGAGCTGGCGCTCCTCGGTGTGACCGCACTCTGCGTGGCCGACATTCACTGTCGCTGA